The following proteins are encoded in a genomic region of Bicyclus anynana chromosome 12, ilBicAnyn1.1, whole genome shotgun sequence:
- the LOC112047698 gene encoding phosphatidylinositol-glycan biosynthesis class F protein has translation MFSLNNNLELRRVTITSLLTCIYLPSIVTVISYKGLLYSVGNASSVYILVLIFVAELLKSFYLNSGNECQVKKKSRNRASDIMKSIVFLFGVVFCFFIAIILFGAPVLEQHDGTLLLSSLLTLLTVFPLIAHTGVESAMQLLFGVKTFSRDTIIAMLVNNALMTVCGAWLGAVVIPLDWNTPWQQWPIPCYLGAVGGYLLSNVLTVTKVTLLSASNKYPALNFFVNVINRLHISK, from the coding sequence ATGTTCTCGTTAAATAACAATTTGGAGCTGCGAAGAGTGACCATCACCAGTTTGCTGACATGCATCTACCTACCGAGCATTGTGACCGTGATATCTTACAAGGGGCTGTTGTATTCAGTCGGGAATGCATCATCTGTCTACATTCTGGTTCTTATATTTGTGGCGGAGTTATTGAAGTCCTTTTATCTGAACTCTGGTAATGAATGTCAAGTGAAGAAGAAGAGCAGAAACAGAGCAAGTGACATTATGAAGTCAATAGTGTTCTTGTTTGGagttgtgttttgttttttcatagCTATCATCCTCTTTGGCGCTCCGGTTCTAGAGCAGCACGATGGGACACTTCTGTTGTCTAGTCTCCTGACTCTGTTGACCGTCTTTCCATTGATAGCTCATACAGGTGTAGAGTCTGCCATGCAACTATTATTTGGAGTGAAAACCTTTTCCAGAGACACCATAATTGCTATGTTGGTTAATAATGCTCTAATGACAGTCTGCGGGGCGTGGCTGGGGGCTGTGGTGATACCCCTAGATTGGAACACACCCTGGCAGCAGTGGCCTATACCGTGTTATTTGGGTGCTGTTGGTGGCTACTTGCTCTCCAATGTGTTGACTGTTACCAAGGTTACGTTATTGTCAGCATCTAATAAATATCCTGCATTGAACTTTTTTGTTAATGTAATAAACAGACTTCATATAtctaaataa